The Leptidea sinapis chromosome 15, ilLepSina1.1, whole genome shotgun sequence genome window below encodes:
- the LOC126968239 gene encoding cuticle protein 8-like: MFSKIVTLCALVAASSAGLLPAPAHYSAASAVSSQSIVRHDQPGAHVALAAPVAKLALAAPAYSAPAVYHSAPAPVAYHAAPVHYAAPIAKVVAHQEEIAYPKYEYNYSVADGHTGDNKQQQEVRDGDVVKGSYSFHEADGSIRTVEYSADDHSGFNAVVHNTAPTAAPVVYKAAPVYAAPVAYKAAPVYAAPAHQYYH; this comes from the exons ATGTTTTccaaa ATCGTAACTCTTTGCGCGCTGGTCGCTGCATCATCAGCCGGTCTCCTGCCAGCTCCGGCGCACTACTCCGCAGCTTCAGCAGTCTCCTCCCAGAGCATCGTGCGTCATGACCAGCCCGGTGCTCACGTGGCTCTCGCAGCCCCCGTCGCCAAGCTAGCCCTCGCCGCCCCGGCATACTCTGCTCCCGCCGTGTACCATTCAGCACCAGCCCCAGTGGCCTACCACGCCGCACCAGTCCACTACGCCGCACCCATCGCTAAGGTCGTCGCCCACCAAGAGGAGATC GCCTACCCCAAGTACGAGTACAACTACTCAGTCGCCGACGGACACACCGGTGACAACAAGCAGCAACAAGAAGTCCGCGACGGTGACGTCGTGAAGGGATCTTACTCCTTCCACGAGGCTGACGGCTCCATCAGAACCGTGGAGTACTCCGCTGACGACCACAGCGGCTTCAACGCGGTTGTTCACAACACCGCCCCCACCGCCGCCCCCGTCGTCTACAAGGCCGCTCCCGTCTACGCTGCGCCCGTCGCCTACAAGGCTGCCCCAGTCTACGCTGCCCCAGCCCACCAATACTACCACTAA
- the LOC126968240 gene encoding cuticle protein 8-like encodes MFSKIVTLCALVAASSAGLLPAPAHYSAASAVSSQSIVRHDQPGAHVALAAPVTKLALAAPAYSAPAVYHSAPAPVAYHASPVHYAAPIAKVVAHQEEIAYPKYEYNYSVADGHTGDNKQQQEVRDGDVVKGSYSFHEADGSIRTVEYSADDHSGFNAVVHNTAPTAAPVVYKAAPVYAAPVAYKAAPVYAAPVHQYYH; translated from the exons ATGTTTAGCAAA ATCGTAACTCTTTGCGCGCTGGTCGCTGCATCATCAGCCGGTCTCCTGCCAGCTCCGGCGCACTACTCCGCAGCTTCAGCAGTCTCCTCCCAGAGCATCGTGCGTCATGACCAGCCCGGTGCTCACGTGGCTCTCGCAGCCCCCGTCACCAAGCTAGCCCTCGCAGCCCCGGCATACTCTGCTCCCGCCGTGTACCATTCAGCACCAGCCCCAGTGGCCTACCACGCCTCACCAGTCCACTACGCCGCACCCATCGCTAAGGTCGTCGCCCACCAAGAGGAGATC GCCTACCCCAAGTACGAGTACAACTACTCAGTCGCCGACGGACACACCGGTGACAACAAGCAGCAACAAGAAGTCCGCGACGGTGACGTCGTGAAGGGATCTTACTCCTTCCACGAGGCTGACGGCTCCATCAGAACCGTGGAGTACTCCGCTGACGACCACAGCGGCTTCAACGCGGTTGTTCACAACACCGCCCCCACCGCCGCCCCCGTCGTCTACAAGGCCGCTCCCGTCTACGCTGCGCCCGTCGCCTACAAGGCTGCCCCAGTCTACGCTGCCCCAGTACACCAATACTACCACTAA
- the LOC126968241 gene encoding cuticle protein 8-like: protein MFSKIVTLCALVAASSAGLLSAPAHYSAASAVSSQSIVRHDQPGAHVALAAPVAKLALAAPAYSAPAVYHAAPAPVAYHAAPVHYAAPIAKVVAHQEEIAYPKYEYNYSVADGHTGDNKQQQEVRDGDVVRGSYSFHEADGSIRTVEYSADDHSGFNAVVHNTAPTAAPVVYKAAPVYAAPVAYKAAPVYAAPAHQYYH, encoded by the exons ATGTTCTCCAAA ATCGTAACTCTGTGTGCGCTGGTCGCTGCATCATCAGCCGGTCTCCTGTCAGCTCCGGCGCACTACTCCGCAGCTTCAGCAGTCTCCTCCCAGAGCATCGTGCGTCATGACCAGCCCGGTGCTCACGTGGCTCTCGCAGCCCCCGTCGCCAAGCTAGCCCTGGCCGCCCCAGCATACTCTGCTCCCGCCGTGTACCATGCAGCACCAGCCCCAGTGGCCTACCACGCCGCACCAGTCCACTACGCCGCACCCATCGCTAAGGTCGTCGCCCACCAAGAAGAGATC GCCTACCCCAAGTACGAGTACAACTACTCAGTCGCCGACGGACACACCGGTGACAACAAGCAGCAACAAGAAGTCCGCGACGGTGACGTCGTGAGGGGATCTTACTCCTTCCACGAGGCTGACGGCTCCATCAGAACCGTGGAGTACTCCGCTGACGACCACAGCGGCTTCAACGCGGTTGTTCATAACACCGCCCCCACCGCCGCCCCCGTCGTCTACAAGGCCGCTCCCGTCTATGCTGCGCCCGTCGCCTACAAGGCTGCTCCAGTTTACGCTGCTCCAGCCCACCAATACTACCACTAA
- the LOC126968246 gene encoding cuticle protein 8-like isoform X3, translated as MFSKIVTLCALVAASSAGLLPAPAHYSAASAVSSQSIVRHDQPGAHVALSYSAPAVYHSAPAPVAYHAAPVHYAAPIAKVVAHQEEIAYPKYEYNYSVADGHTGDNKQQQEVRDGDVVKGSYSFHEADGSIRTVEYSADDHNGFNAVVHNTAPTAAPVLYKSAPVYAAPVAYKAAPVYAAPAHQYYH; from the exons ATGTTCTCAAAA ATAGTAACTCTTTGCGCGCTGGTCGCTGCATCATCAGCCGGTCTCCTGCCAGCTCCGGCGCACTACTCCGCAGCTTCAGCAGTCTCCTCCCAGAGCATCGTGCGTCATGACCAGCCCGGTGCTCACGTGGCTCTCTCATACTCTGCTCCCGCCGTGTACCATTCAGCACCAGCCCCAGTGGCCTACCACGCCGCACCAGTCCACTACGCCGCACCCATCGCTAAGGTCGTCGCTCACCAAGAGGAGATC GCCTACCCCAAGTACGAGTACAACTACTCAGTCGCCGACGGACACACCGGTGACAACAAGCAGCAACAAGAAGTCCGCGACGGTGACGTCGTGAAGGGATCTTACTCCTTTCACGAGGCTGATGGCTCCATCAGAACCGTGGAGTACTCCGCTGACGACCACAACGGCTTCAACGCGGTTGTTCACAACACTGCCCCCACCGCCGCCCCCGTCCTCTACAAGTCCGCTCCCGTCTACGCTGCGCCCGTCGCCTACAAGGCTGCCCCAGTCTATGCTGCCCCAGCACACCAATACTACCACTAA
- the LOC126968246 gene encoding cuticle protein 8-like isoform X2: protein MFSKIVTLCALVAASSAGLLPAPAHYSAASAVSSQSIVRHDQPGAHVALSYSAPAVYHSAPAPVAYHAAPVHYAAPIAKVVTHQEEIAYPKYEYNYSVADGHTGDNKQQQEVRDGDVVKGSYSFHEADGSIRTVEYSADDHNGFNAVVHNTAPTAAPVLYKSAPVYAAPVAYKAAPVYAAPAHQYYH, encoded by the exons ATGTTCTCAAAA atCGTAACTCTTTGCGCGCTGGTCGCGGCATCATCAGCCGGTCTCCTGCCAGCTCCGGCACACTACTCCGCAGCTTCAGCAGTCTCCTCCCAGAGCATCGTGCGTCATGACCAGCCCGGTGCTCACGTGGCTCTCTCATACTCTGCTCCCGCCGTGTACCATTCAGCACCAGCCCCAGTGGCCTACCACGCCGCACCAGTCCACTACGCCGCACCCATCGCTAAGGTCGTCACCCACCAAGAAGAGATC GCCTACCCCAAGTACGAGTACAACTACTCAGTCGCCGACGGACACACCGGTGACAACAAGCAGCAACAAGAAGTCCGCGACGGTGACGTCGTGAAGGGATCTTACTCCTTTCACGAGGCTGATGGCTCCATCAGAACCGTGGAGTACTCCGCTGACGACCACAACGGCTTCAACGCGGTTGTTCACAACACTGCCCCCACCGCCGCCCCCGTCCTCTACAAGTCCGCTCCCGTCTACGCTGCGCCCGTCGCCTACAAGGCTGCCCCAGTCTATGCTGCCCCAGCACACCAATACTACCACTAA
- the LOC126968245 gene encoding cuticle protein 8-like codes for MFSKIVTLCALVAASSAGLLPAPAHYSAASAVSSQSIVRHDQPGAHAALSYYAPAVYHSAPAPVAYHAAPVHYAAPIAKVVAHQEEIAYPKYEYNYSVADGHTGDNKQQQEVRDGDVVRGSYSFHEADGSIRTVEYSADDHSGFNAVVHNTAPTAAPVLYKSAPVYAAPVAYKAAHVYAAPAHQYYH; via the exons ATGTTTAGCAAA ATCGTAACTCTTTGCGCGCTGGTCGCTGCATCATCAGCCGGTCTCCTGCCAGCTCCGGCGCACTACTCCGCAGCTTCAGCAGTCTCCTCCCAGAGCATCGTGCGTCATGACCAGCCCGGTGCTCACGCTGCTCTCTCATACTATGCTCCCGCCGTGTACCATTCAGCACCAGCCCCAGTGGCCTACCACGCCGCACCAGTCCACTACGCCGCACCCATCGCTAAGGTCGTCGCCCACCAAGAGGAGATC GCCTACCCCAAGTACGAGTACAACTACTCAGTCGCCGACGGACACACCGGTGACAACAAGCAGCAACAAGAAGTCCGCGACGGTGACGTCGTGAGGGGATCTTACTCCTTCCACGAGGCTGACGGCTCCATCAGAACCGTGGAGTACTCCGCTGACGACCACAGCGGCTTCAACGCGGTTGTTCACAACACTGCCCCCACCGCCGCCCCTGTCCTCTACAAGTCCGCTCCCGTCTACGCTGCGCCCGTCGCCTACAAGGCTGCCCATGTCTACGCTGCCCCAGCCCACCAATACTACCACTAA
- the LOC126968246 gene encoding cuticle protein 8-like isoform X1 — protein sequence MFSKIVTLCALVAASSAGLLPAPAHYSAASAVSSQSIVRHDQPGAHVALSYSAPAVYHSAPAPVAYHAAPVHYAAPIAKVVAHQEEIAYPKYEYNYSVADGHTGDNKQQQEVRDGDVVKGSYSFHEADGSIRTVEYSADDHSGFNAVVHNTAPTASPVLYKAAPVYAAPVVYKAAPVYAAPAHQYYH from the exons ATGTTCTCAAAA ATAGTAACTCTTTGCGCGCTGGTCGCTGCATCATCAGCCGGTCTCCTGCCAGCTCCGGCGCACTACTCCGCAGCTTCAGCAGTCTCCTCCCAGAGCATCGTGCGTCATGACCAGCCCGGTGCTCACGTGGCTCTCTCATACTCTGCTCCCGCCGTGTACCATTCAGCACCAGCCCCAGTGGCCTACCACGCCGCACCAGTCCACTACGCCGCACCCATCGCTAAGGTCGTCGCTCACCAAGAGGAGATC GCCTACCCCAAGTACGAGTACAACTACTCAGTCGCCGACGGACACACCGGTGACAACAAGCAGCAACAAGAAGTCCGCGACGGTGACGTCGTGAAGGGATCTTACTCCTTCCACGAGGCTGACGGCTCCATCAGAACCGTGGAGTACTCCGCTGACGACCACAGCGGCTTCAACGCGGTTGTACACAACACCGCCCCCACCGCCAGCCCCGTCCTCTACAAGGCCGCTCCCGTCTATGCTGCGCCCGTCGTCTACAAGGCCGCTCCCGTCTACGCTGCCCCAGCTCACCAATACTACCactaa
- the LOC126968244 gene encoding cuticle protein 8-like isoform X3 gives MFSKIVTLCALVAASSAGLLPAPAHYSAASAVSSQSIVRHDQPGAHVALSYSAPAVYHSAPAPVAYHAAPVHYAAPIAKVVAHQEEIAYPKYEYNYSVVDGHTGDNKQQQEVRDGDVVKGSYSFHEADGSIRTVEYSADDHSGFNAVVHNTAPTTAPVVYKAAPVYAAPVAYKAAPVYAAPAHQYYH, from the exons ATGTTTAGCAAA ATCGTAACTCTTTGCGCGCTGGTCGCTGCATCATCAGCCGGTCTCCTGCCAGCTCCGGCGCACTACTCCGCAGCTTCAGCAGTCTCCTCCCAGAGCATCGTGCGTCATGACCAGCCCGGTGCTCACGTGGCTCTCTCATACTCTGCTCCCGCCGTGTACCATTCAGCACCAGCCCCAGTGGCCTACCACGCCGCACCAGTCCACTACGCCGCACCCATCGCTAAGGTCGTCGCCCACCAAGAGGAGATC GCCTACCCCAAGTACGAGTACAACTACTCAGTCGTCGACGGACACACCGGTGACAACAAGCAGCAACAAGAAGTCCGCGACGGTGACGTCGTGAAGGGATCTTACTCCTTCCACGAGGCTGACGGCTCCATCAGAACCGTGGAGTACTCCGCTGACGACCACAGCGGCTTCAACGCGGTTGTTCACAACACCGCCCCCACCACCGCCCCCGTCGTCTACAAAGCTGCTCCCGTCTATGCTGCGCCCGTCGCCTACAAGGCTGCCCCAGTCTACGCTGCCCCAGCACACCAATACTACCATTAA
- the LOC126968244 gene encoding cuticle protein 8-like isoform X1, with amino-acid sequence MFSKIVTLCALVAASSAGLLPAPAHYSAASAVSSQSIVRHDQPGAHVALSYSAPAVYHSAPAPVAYHAAPVHYAAPIAKVVAHQEEIAYPKYEYNYSVADGHTGDNKQQQEVRDGDVVKGSYSFHEADGSIRTVEYSADDHSGFNAVVHNTAPTDAPVLYKAAPVYAAPVAYKAAHVYTAPAHQYYH; translated from the exons ATGTTTAGCAAA ATCGTAACTCTTTGCGCGCTGGTCGCTGCATCATCAGCCGGTCTCCTGCCAGCTCCGGCGCACTACTCCGCAGCTTCAGCAGTCTCCTCCCAGAGCATCGTGCGTCATGACCAGCCCGGTGCTCACGTGGCTCTCTCATACTCTGCTCCCGCCGTGTACCATTCAGCACCAGCCCCAGTGGCCTACCACGCCGCACCAGTCCACTACGCCGCACCCATCGCTAAGGTCGTCGCCCACCAAGAGGAGATC GCCTACCCCAAGTACGAGTACAACTACTCAGTCGCCGACGGACACACCGGTGACAACAAGCAGCAACAAGAAGTCCGCGACGGTGACGTCGTGAAGGGATCTTACTCCTTCCACGAGGCTGACGGCTCCATCAGAACCGTGGAGTACTCCGCTGACGACCACAGCGGCTTCAACGCGGTTGTTCACAACACCGCCCCCACCGACGCCCCCGTCCTCTACAAGGCCGCTCCCGTCTACGCTGCGCCCGTCGCCTACAAGGCTGCCCATGTCTACACTGCCCCAGCTCACCAATACTACCATTAG
- the LOC126968246 gene encoding cuticle protein 8-like isoform X4, giving the protein MFSKIVTLCALVAASSAGLLPAPAHYSAASAVSSQSIVRHDQPGAHVALSYSAPAVYHSAPAPVAYHAAPVHYAAPIAKVVAHQEEIAYPKYEYNYSVADGHTGDNKQQQEVRDGDVVKGSYSFHEADGSIRTVEYSADDHSGFNAVVHNTAPTAAPVVYKAASYAAPVAYKAAPVYAAPAHQYYH; this is encoded by the exons ATGTTCTCAAAA ATAGTAACTCTTTGCGCGCTGGTCGCTGCATCATCAGCCGGTCTCCTGCCAGCTCCGGCGCACTACTCCGCAGCTTCAGCAGTCTCCTCCCAGAGCATCGTGCGTCATGACCAGCCCGGTGCTCACGTGGCTCTCTCATACTCTGCTCCCGCCGTGTACCATTCAGCACCAGCCCCAGTGGCCTACCACGCCGCACCAGTCCACTACGCCGCACCCATCGCTAAGGTCGTCGCTCACCAAGAGGAGATC GCCTACCCCAAGTACGAGTACAACTACTCAGTCGCCGACGGACACACCGGTGACAACAAGCAGCAACAAGAAGTCCGCGACGGTGACGTCGTGAAGGGATCTTACTCCTTCCACGAGGCTGACGGCTCCATCAGAACCGTGGAGTACTCCGCTGACGACCACAGCGGCTTCAACGCGGTTGTTCACAACACCGCCCCCACCGCCGCCCCCGTCGTCTACAAAGCTGCTTCCTATGCTGCGCCCGTCGCCTACAAGGCTGCCCCAGTCTACGCAGCCCCAGCTCACCAATACTACCACTAA
- the LOC126968244 gene encoding cuticle protein 8-like isoform X2 yields MFRKIVTLCALVAASSAGLLPAPAHYSAASAVSSQSIVRHDQPGAHVALSYSAPAVYHSAPAPVAYHAAPVHYAAPIAKVVAHQEEIAYPKYEYNYSVADGHTGDNKQQQEVRDGDVVKGSYSFHEADGSIRTVEYSADDHSGFNAVVHNTAPTDAPVLYKAAPVYAAPVAYKAAHVYTAPAHQYYH; encoded by the exons ATGTTTCGCAAA ATCGTAACTCTTTGCGCGCTGGTCGCTGCATCATCAGCCGGTCTCCTGCCAGCTCCGGCGCACTACTCCGCAGCTTCAGCAGTCTCCTCCCAGAGCATCGTGCGTCATGACCAGCCCGGTGCTCACGTGGCTCTCTCATACTCTGCTCCCGCCGTGTACCATTCAGCACCAGCCCCAGTGGCCTACCACGCCGCACCAGTCCACTACGCCGCACCCATCGCTAAGGTCGTCGCCCACCAAGAGGAGATC GCCTACCCCAAGTACGAGTACAACTACTCAGTCGCCGACGGACACACCGGTGACAACAAGCAGCAACAAGAAGTCCGCGACGGTGACGTCGTGAAGGGATCTTACTCCTTCCACGAGGCTGACGGCTCCATCAGAACCGTGGAGTACTCCGCTGACGACCACAGCGGCTTCAACGCGGTTGTTCACAACACCGCCCCCACCGACGCCCCCGTCCTCTACAAGGCCGCTCCCGTCTACGCTGCGCCCGTCGCCTACAAGGCTGCCCATGTCTACACTGCCCCAGCTCACCAATACTACCATTAG